In Serratia marcescens subsp. marcescens ATCC 13880, a single genomic region encodes these proteins:
- the mdtD gene encoding multidrug transporter subunit MdtD has protein sequence MTQSARSMAGLPWIAAMAFFMQALDATILNTALPAIAQSLGRSPLAMQSAVISYTLTVAMLIPVSGWLADRFGTRRVFIFAVTLFTLGSLLCALSPTLSALVASRVLQGIGGAMMMPVARLALLRAYPRSELLPVLNFVTMPGLVGPILGPLLGGWLVTYATWHWIFLINIPIGLLGIFYARKYMPDFTTPKRRFDFLGFMLFGLSLVLISTGLELFGERVLASYVSLGILLSGFVMLFGYIAHARRHPQPLIGLDLFKTRTFSVGIAGNVASRLGTGCVPFLMPLMLQVGFGYTAIVAGCMMAPTAIGSLMAKSTVTQVLRWFGYRKTLVGITVIIGVLIAQFALQSPGMPLWLMILPLFVLGMAMSTQFTAMNTISLADLNDANASAGNSVLAVTQQLSISFGVAISAAVLRFYESLSLGTMIDHFHYTFITMGIVTVASALVFMLLRRKDGRNLISGQESKKEAKAAS, from the coding sequence ATGACCCAATCCGCGCGCAGTATGGCAGGACTACCGTGGATCGCCGCAATGGCGTTCTTTATGCAGGCGCTGGACGCCACTATCCTCAACACCGCGCTGCCGGCGATCGCCCAAAGCCTGGGGCGTTCGCCGCTGGCGATGCAATCGGCCGTCATCAGCTACACGCTGACGGTGGCAATGCTGATCCCGGTCAGCGGCTGGCTGGCGGATCGCTTCGGCACTCGACGGGTATTCATCTTCGCCGTCACGTTATTCACCCTCGGTTCGCTGCTGTGCGCCTTGTCTCCTACGTTGAGCGCGCTGGTCGCCTCTCGCGTGCTGCAGGGCATCGGCGGCGCGATGATGATGCCGGTCGCGCGCTTGGCGCTGCTGCGCGCCTACCCGCGCAGCGAACTGCTGCCGGTGCTGAACTTCGTCACCATGCCCGGCCTGGTCGGGCCGATTCTGGGGCCGCTGCTGGGCGGCTGGCTGGTAACCTACGCCACCTGGCACTGGATTTTCCTGATCAATATCCCTATCGGTCTGCTCGGCATCTTCTATGCACGCAAATACATGCCGGACTTCACCACGCCCAAACGCCGCTTCGATTTCCTTGGCTTTATGCTGTTCGGCCTGAGCCTGGTGCTGATCTCCACCGGGCTGGAGCTGTTTGGCGAGCGGGTGCTGGCCAGCTACGTTTCGCTGGGCATTCTGCTCAGCGGCTTCGTAATGCTGTTCGGCTACATCGCGCACGCACGCCGCCACCCTCAGCCACTGATCGGTCTCGACCTGTTCAAAACCCGCACCTTCTCGGTCGGCATCGCCGGCAACGTCGCCTCCAGACTGGGCACCGGCTGCGTGCCGTTTTTAATGCCGCTCATGCTGCAGGTGGGATTCGGCTACACGGCGATCGTCGCCGGTTGCATGATGGCGCCAACCGCCATCGGCTCGCTGATGGCGAAATCCACCGTCACTCAGGTACTGCGCTGGTTCGGCTACCGTAAAACGCTGGTCGGCATCACCGTTATCATCGGGGTGCTGATCGCCCAGTTCGCCCTGCAAAGCCCGGGCATGCCGCTGTGGCTGATGATCCTGCCGCTGTTCGTGCTGGGCATGGCGATGTCCACCCAGTTCACCGCCATGAACACCATCAGCCTGGCGGATTTGAACGACGCCAACGCCAGCGCCGGCAACAGCGTCCTGGCGGTCACCCAACAGCTGTCCATCAGCTTCGGCGTGGCGATCAGCGCGGCGGTGCTGCGTTTTTACGAATCCCTGTCGTTAGGCACCATGATCGACCACTTCCATTACACCTTTATCACCATGGGGATCGTCACCGTGGCGTCGGCGCTGGTGTTTATGTTGCTGAGAAGGAAAGATGGCCGCAATTTGATCAGCGGCCAGGAAAGCAAAAAAGAAGCGAAGGCGGCCAGTTAA
- the rbsR gene encoding ribose operon transcriptional repressor RbsR, translated as MATMKDVARLAGVSTSTVSHVVNNNRFVSDSVRDKVMAAVEQLNYAPSALARSLKLNQTRTIGMLVTASNNPFYAEVVRGVERSCYERGYSLILCNTEEDAARMNRSMETLLQKRVDGLLLMCTENHRPSQDALSRYPSLPIVMMDWAPFEGANDIIQDNSLLGGEMATDHLIARGYRKIACIAGPQDKTTARHRLEGYRNAMRRAGLPVPPGYEVHCDFEFEGGVNAMRQLLALDEPPHAVFAGNDAVAVGVYQALYQAGLSVPQDMAVMGYDDIELARYLAPPLSTIHQPKDSLGELAIDALINRLQNPERAPQVLVLTPELVERASVGRR; from the coding sequence TTGGCCACCATGAAAGATGTCGCCCGCCTGGCGGGCGTTTCAACTTCTACCGTTTCGCATGTGGTCAACAACAATCGCTTTGTCAGCGACAGCGTGCGCGACAAGGTCATGGCGGCCGTGGAACAGCTGAACTATGCGCCTTCCGCGCTGGCGCGCAGCCTGAAGCTCAATCAGACGCGCACCATCGGCATGCTGGTGACCGCCAGCAACAACCCGTTTTATGCCGAAGTGGTGCGCGGCGTGGAGCGCAGCTGCTATGAACGCGGCTACAGTTTAATTCTGTGCAATACCGAAGAAGACGCCGCGCGCATGAACCGCAGCATGGAGACGCTGCTGCAAAAGCGCGTCGACGGTTTGCTGTTGATGTGCACCGAAAACCACCGGCCATCGCAAGATGCCCTGAGCCGCTACCCGTCATTGCCGATCGTGATGATGGACTGGGCGCCGTTCGAGGGCGCCAACGACATTATTCAGGATAACTCGCTGCTGGGCGGCGAGATGGCGACCGACCATCTGATCGCCCGCGGCTACCGCAAGATCGCCTGCATCGCCGGCCCGCAGGATAAAACCACCGCCCGTCACCGACTGGAAGGCTATCGCAACGCGATGCGTCGCGCCGGATTGCCGGTTCCGCCAGGGTATGAAGTGCATTGCGACTTTGAGTTTGAGGGCGGGGTAAACGCCATGCGCCAACTGCTGGCGCTGGACGAGCCGCCGCATGCGGTGTTCGCCGGCAACGACGCGGTGGCGGTAGGCGTTTATCAGGCGCTGTATCAGGCCGGGCTTTCCGTGCCGCAGGATATGGCGGTGATGGGTTACGATGACATTGAGCTGGCGCGTTATCTGGCGCCACCGCTGAGCACCATTCACCAACCGAAGGATTCGCTGGGCGAATTGGCGATCGATGCGCTGATCAACCGCCTGCAGAACCCGGAGCGCGCCCCCCAGGTGCTGGTGTTGACGCCCGAGCTGGTGGAACGCGCCTCGGTGGGGCGCCGTTAA
- the rbsK gene encoding ribokinase → METGKLVVLGSINADHILNIEQFPHPGETVIGKQYKVAFGGKGANQAVAAGRSGAEIAFIACVGADDIGERIRRQLASDRIDTQPIEAIADSTTGVALIFVNAEGENVIGIDAGANAAVTPDYLARYQQKVIDADALLMQLESPLETVIAAARLAKQHQTQVILNPAPARELPDELLAMIDIITPNETEAQRLTGIAVDSDDDAARAAQALHDKGIATVIITLGSRGVWLSENGNGKRVPGFKVQAVDTIAAGDTFNGALVTALLEGKVMADAVRFAHAAAAIAVTRPGAQPSVPWREEIDAFLQQQG, encoded by the coding sequence ATGGAAACAGGTAAGCTGGTGGTTCTTGGCAGCATCAATGCCGACCATATCCTCAATATTGAACAGTTCCCCCACCCGGGCGAAACGGTGATCGGGAAACAGTATAAGGTGGCGTTTGGCGGCAAGGGCGCGAATCAGGCGGTGGCGGCCGGGCGCAGCGGGGCGGAGATCGCCTTTATCGCCTGCGTAGGCGCCGATGATATCGGTGAGCGTATCCGCCGGCAGCTGGCGAGCGATCGCATTGATACTCAACCGATTGAAGCCATCGCCGACAGCACCACCGGCGTGGCGCTGATTTTCGTCAACGCCGAAGGCGAGAACGTGATCGGCATTGATGCCGGCGCCAACGCCGCGGTGACGCCGGATTACCTGGCGCGCTACCAACAAAAAGTGATCGACGCCGATGCCCTGCTGATGCAGCTGGAGTCGCCGCTGGAGACGGTGATCGCCGCCGCCCGCCTGGCGAAGCAACATCAAACGCAGGTGATCCTCAACCCGGCCCCGGCGCGCGAGCTGCCGGACGAGCTGCTGGCCATGATCGATATCATCACTCCGAATGAAACCGAAGCCCAGCGCCTGACCGGCATCGCCGTGGACAGCGATGACGATGCGGCGCGTGCGGCGCAGGCGCTGCACGACAAGGGCATCGCGACGGTGATCATCACCCTCGGTAGCCGCGGCGTGTGGCTGAGCGAAAACGGCAACGGCAAACGGGTGCCCGGCTTTAAGGTGCAAGCGGTGGATACCATCGCCGCCGGCGATACCTTTAACGGTGCGCTGGTGACCGCCCTGTTGGAAGGCAAGGTCATGGCCGACGCGGTGCGTTTCGCCCATGCGGCGGCGGCGATCGCCGTGACCCGCCCTGGCGCGCAGCCTTCGGTGCCGTGGCGTGAAGAGATCGACGCCTTCTTGCAGCAGCAGGGGTGA
- the rbsB gene encoding ribose ABC transporter substrate-binding protein RbsB, with translation MKMKKLATLASAIALSATLSANAMAKDTIALVVSTLNNPFFVSMKDGAQQEANKLGYNLVVLDSQNNPAKELANVQDLMVRAPKLLLINPTDSDAVGNAIKMANQAKIPVITLDRVASKGDVVSHIASDNRVGGKMAGDFIAKKAGADAKVIQLEGIAGTSAARERGEGFKQSLDQNKFKLLASQPADFDRTKGLNVMQNLLTAHPDVQAVFAQNDEMALGALRALQTAGKTDVIVVGFDGTADGVKAVEGGKLAATVAQRPDQIGVIGVETADKVLKGEKVPATIPVDLKLVTQ, from the coding sequence ATGAAAATGAAAAAACTGGCAACCTTAGCCTCCGCCATCGCGCTGAGCGCCACCCTGAGCGCCAATGCCATGGCCAAAGACACCATCGCGCTGGTGGTGTCCACCCTCAACAACCCGTTTTTCGTTTCGATGAAGGATGGTGCGCAGCAAGAGGCCAACAAGTTGGGCTACAACCTGGTGGTGTTGGATTCCCAGAACAACCCGGCGAAAGAGCTGGCCAACGTGCAGGATCTGATGGTGCGGGCGCCCAAGCTGCTGTTGATCAACCCGACCGACTCCGACGCGGTGGGCAACGCCATCAAGATGGCCAACCAGGCTAAGATCCCGGTCATCACGCTGGACCGCGTGGCGAGCAAGGGCGACGTGGTGAGCCACATCGCTTCGGATAACCGCGTGGGCGGCAAAATGGCCGGCGACTTCATCGCCAAGAAAGCGGGCGCCGATGCCAAGGTGATTCAGCTGGAAGGCATTGCCGGCACCTCCGCCGCGCGTGAACGCGGCGAAGGCTTCAAACAGTCGCTGGATCAGAATAAATTCAAACTGTTGGCCAGCCAGCCGGCCGATTTCGATCGCACCAAGGGTCTGAACGTGATGCAGAACCTGCTGACCGCTCACCCGGATGTGCAGGCGGTATTTGCCCAGAACGATGAAATGGCGTTGGGCGCGCTGCGTGCGCTGCAAACCGCCGGTAAAACCGACGTGATCGTGGTAGGCTTCGACGGCACCGCTGACGGCGTGAAAGCGGTCGAAGGCGGCAAGCTGGCGGCGACGGTGGCGCAGCGCCCCGATCAGATCGGCGTGATCGGTGTGGAAACCGCCGATAAGGTGCTGAAAGGCGAAAAAGTGCCGGCGACCATCCCGGTGGATTTGAAGCTGGTCACTCAGTAA
- the rbsC gene encoding ribose ABC transporter permease, which yields MSSQTIAAKRWFSKEWLLEQKSLIALLVLIAVVSSMSPNFFTLNNLFNILQQTSVNAIMAVGMTLVILTSGIDLSVGSLLALTGAVAASIVGFEVNALVAVAAALALGAAVGACTGVLVAKGKVQAFIATLVMMLLLRGVTMVYTNGSPINTGFTDVADTFGWFGIGRPLGVPTPIWIMAIVFIAAWYMLHHTRLGRYIYALGGNEAATRLSGISVDKVKIIVYSLCGLLAALAGVIEVARLSSAQPTAGTGYELDAIAAVVLGGTSLAGGKGRIVGTLIGALILGFLNNGLNLLGVSSYYQMIVKAVVILLAVLVDNKSNK from the coding sequence ATGAGTTCCCAGACTATCGCAGCTAAGCGCTGGTTCAGTAAAGAGTGGCTGTTAGAGCAGAAGTCGTTGATTGCGCTGCTGGTGCTGATCGCCGTGGTCTCTTCCATGAGCCCGAACTTCTTCACCCTGAACAACCTGTTCAATATTCTGCAGCAGACTTCGGTGAACGCCATCATGGCGGTGGGGATGACGCTGGTGATCCTCACGTCCGGCATCGATCTGTCGGTAGGATCGCTGTTGGCCCTGACCGGCGCGGTGGCGGCGTCGATCGTCGGCTTTGAGGTCAACGCGCTGGTGGCGGTGGCGGCGGCACTGGCGCTGGGCGCCGCGGTTGGCGCCTGCACCGGAGTGCTCGTCGCCAAAGGCAAAGTGCAGGCCTTTATCGCCACGCTGGTGATGATGCTGTTGCTGCGCGGCGTCACCATGGTGTACACCAACGGCAGCCCGATCAACACCGGTTTCACCGATGTGGCCGACACCTTCGGCTGGTTCGGCATCGGCCGTCCGCTGGGCGTGCCTACGCCGATCTGGATCATGGCGATCGTGTTCATCGCCGCCTGGTATATGCTGCACCATACGCGCCTGGGCCGCTATATTTATGCCCTGGGCGGCAACGAAGCGGCGACCCGTCTGTCCGGCATCAGCGTCGATAAAGTGAAGATTATCGTCTACTCGCTGTGCGGCCTGCTGGCGGCGTTGGCTGGGGTAATCGAAGTGGCGCGCCTGTCGTCGGCGCAGCCAACCGCCGGCACCGGCTATGAGCTGGACGCCATCGCCGCCGTGGTGCTGGGCGGCACCAGCCTGGCCGGCGGCAAGGGGCGCATCGTCGGCACGCTGATCGGGGCGCTGATCCTCGGCTTCCTGAACAACGGCCTGAATTTATTGGGTGTTTCTTCCTACTACCAAATGATCGTGAAGGCAGTGGTGATACTGCTGGCGGTTCTGGTAGATAACAAAAGCAACAAGTAA